TGTTCAGTCTGTCCAGTAATTCCTCATGCGGGGGGAAGAGGGGCAGGACAATTTCCAGAACCCGGATCACCCGGAGAAATGGGCTGGCGGGGGAACCGGAATGAGGGAAATCAGGGTATGGGAAGCCGGGACAGGGGGCGGAAGGGTAAATAACATATTCTATTCTGACTGGCTGATGGCATCCGGAGCACTGAAAATCCAGGTGGAAAGCTTCCTTATGAAGAATTCCCTTCTCTTTTTTTGAATTCCCCTTTTGGGGACTGAGCTTTTCAGGCTTCTCCGCCGGGGAATCTTCTTTCTCCGGCTGGGCTGTTCGGTCAAAGAGCAGCCGGTAGAATGATCCTTCCGCACAATATGACGAGGCAGAGGAGGCCAGACAATTTTTGGTAAAATCGGTAAGGGCTAATGGAGTTTCCTGTTTACAGACCGGGCAGGTGTAAATGGAAGATCTGCTGCATTCCCGGTGCGAATTCTCAATCTGATCGAATTCTGTTCGGCTTAACCTTTGTTCCGGTTGTTGGGATAAAATTTCCATACCTTTCTTGTCGGTATGGAAGGGCAATAAATTCTGAAATTATTTTATTTGTTCTCAAATCACAACCATTGCCTGGGCAATCTCCCCGGCCTTTTGCCTGCCGAAAAGCTGCTCAACCAGTTTCAAAGCAAATTCAAGGGCGGTTCCCGGCCCTCGGCTGGTAATACACGTGCCATCCACGACAACCCTTGACTCCACTGCGCTGGTGTCTTTCAGGTATTGGACAAAGTCAGGGTGACAGGTCGCCCGCCGCTGATCCAGGAGGCCATGATGCTGCAAAACGACTGCCGGAGCGGCACAAATGGCTGCATACAGCTCACCCCGCTGCTGCTGCCGATGTAAAATCACGGCCAATTCATTCGAGTCCCGAAGATGCTCCGCTCCCGGCATCCCGCCCGGCAGGACAACAAGATCATACGTTTCATCCAGGCAGTCTGCGATGAGCTTGTCCGCTACCAGCTTCACTCCCCGTGAGGCAGTGATCTGCGGCCCGTCAACCGAGGCCACGGTCACCAGAGCGCCCGCCCGCCTCAAAACATCGATGATGCTTACTGCCTCCAGTTCTTCAGTGCCGTCGGCAACCGGCACCAATACCTTTTTCGACATATCCGTCTCTCCCCTTAATCACGTATTTATTACTGCCTCTCAGTATTTCCACCCTCCGGGTGCTCTCACTCCCGTTCGGTGTTTTTTACCCTCCAGATTGAGGAAGGCGCTTGAATGATTACCTGCTGCTCATTCAAACTGGCGGGTAAACTCGCTAAAAAGTCTTCGAAGCTCATCCACTTCTGCGCGAAGGTCTGCGACCTGCTGCTCAAGTTCGGCGATCCGTTCATTTTCGGCGCGGACCTCAAGGGTTGCTCTTTGAGGGGGAGGGAGGCCCTGGCCGCATTCCCCCTGCTCTCCTTTGACCTCACCGCACAGCAGATGAGCATAGCGGCTTTCCCTGCATCCCGCCTGCCGGGGAAGCTTCACCACGAATGGCCCGCCTTCGTGCTCCGCAAGCTGCTGCAAAGTTTCCTCCACCTCGGAAAGATCCCCGAACTCGTGAAGCCGGGCAGTGCGTCCCCGTATTTCACCTGGGGTCTGCGGCCCCCGCAACAGAAGAACACAGAGCACCGCCACCTGCGGGGGAGAAAATTCAAACCGGCTGCCGATCCCGTGGGCATATTTTGGCACCCGCCCCTCGGCCGTATTCCTCTGCCAGACAAGATGCTTCTGCTGCAAACCTTCAATGGCCCGGACAACGCTTTTTTCTTCGAGGTTCATGACCGGCTCTCGATTTGATTTCTGATTGCAGGCACTGATAAGGGCATTCAGCGTGAGCGGATAATATTCCGGAGTGCTCATTTCCTTTTCAATCAATGCGCCGAGCACCCGGGCTTCAACCGAAGTCAGGACAATATCCATGAATCTCTCCTCGAATTGCTTATTGAATTTCTTCTCAAAGATCTCTCTGCCAGGACAAGACATCTCCTTGAGCAATCGAACATATTCTACTGAATCCTGGCTTCCGTTGCAAGATGAAGATATGAGCTGCCGATTCAGCGTAATAATCCTGCCAGGCCACCGTCTAGCAAGAGAATTACGAAGATACCGATTACATCAATTGGTCCATCCCTCTCAAATTTTATGAGGTGAGAAAAGCAAGTGAAAAAGACAAGCATGGAAAGTAAATTGTACTCCGTTTTGGAAGCACTGGATATCCGGCCTAAAAACCCTGCCGGAGAAAAGGCTGCCCCTGATGGAGGAAATAGTCAGCATACTGCCAAGCAAAAAAAGTGCGATCACCAGTGTGTTGACTGTTTTTTACTCTTCTGTGAGGAGCCTGCTTAGATGACCGTACAGATTACCGGCAAGATTACCATAAATCAGGAGGGATAAAGATGGCCGGGGTATCAGTCATGAGAGAGATTATCCGGGATATCAGTCAGAAGAGAGACTATTTATGAGAATTGTGGCTTTTGGCGATATTCATGAACGTACTGCCAATATCGGCAAAATTGAGGGTATCGATGGAGCTTCTCTGGTAATTATTACCGGAGACTTGACCAACCGCGGGGGGATTGACCAGGCCAGGGGAGTTATCGAGCAGGTAAGGCGCTATAATTCCAGGATCTATGCCCAGGCAGGCAACATGGACCGGAAAGAGGTGGAAAGTTACCTCGTCGAGCAGGGAATAAGCCTTCACGGCCGGGGGTACATGGTTGCAGAGGATATCGGCATATTCGGCGTGGGAGGATCGAGCCCGACTCCCTTCAATACCCCGAATGAGCTTGATGAGGAAGAGATATTGTCCATTATTCTTCAGGGGTACCGGGAGGTCGAAGATGTCATCCTGAAAATCCTGGTCTCCCATGCACCTCCGCGAAACACGGCGGTTGACAGGGTTTCCGGCGGCCAGCACGCGGGAAGCAGTGCGGTAAGGGAATTCATCGAAAAGTATCAGCCGCAGGTATGCCTCACCGGGCATATCCATGAGGCCAGGGCGCAGGACCGCATCGGACGGACAAAGATTGTCAACCCCGGGATGCTGGGCAACGGAGGGTATGTGGAGGTGCACCGGGAAGGAGCATCCCTGAACGTGGCTCTGAAGCAGATACCGGGAATTTCAACTTCCCGGTGAGCTTCGATGGGGGCTGAACTTTCCCCTGGCGAACTTTCCCCCTGATAATCCTGATCCGCCTCCCTGTCCTTGGCCTGATCCTGCCGCCAAGATGCCTGATGTATTCAATCAGGACATCTCGCTGGAATACCGAAGTATCATACCTGTCAATGGCCTTGCGCAGCACCCTGTAGCCATCCCCGCCAGCAGCCAGATATGAATTGGTCGCCACCTTGTATATTTTGCCTGAATCGATCGGTTTTCCGTTGAGGAGGGCACGTTCCATCGTGCCAGCCGGATGATTGACGATCAGATTTACTCCCTCGGATACCTGCGGGAATCCGCCCCGTCCGATTTCGGTGGCCATATGGCTCAACAGGGAGTGCACATCGCGACCCCGCAGGGTTACAACAACCACCGAATTATCAAAGGGGAGTATTTCATGGATCGTCCCTCTGACAATCCGGCCTGCAGGAAGGGCAGCCCGGATGCCTCCCCCGTTCTGAATGGCAAAATCAGCCCCCAGCTTTTTGGTATACCACAGCATGGAATCGGCAACCAGGTCCCCCAGGGCGGTTTCCTCATCTATCCCGGTCCGGTTGAGAAACACCCCTTCAGCCTGGCCGATGATTTCTGACAGGAGTGAGCCCAGTTGTTTAACGTAGGGCTGCAGTAATGACAGAAGCTCTTTGTCCTCTTCCACCCCCTTATTGGTGACCAGAGAAGCGGCAGTTGCATCGGGCACTTTTCCGGCTGCTTTGAAACCCGCTTTTTTGGCAACTACCGGTATGGCCTCAAATCGGTAATCTATAACCTTCCGGTCACGAATCCACAGGTCAATCCTGCCCAGGACAAGCCCCCACTGCCAGGCCTGAACGATAAGAGTGTTATGGTTTGAGGGAAAATTTTTTACCACAATCGGCTCATCCAGCCTGG
This window of the bacterium genome carries:
- a CDS encoding DJ-1 family glyoxalase III; the protein is MSKKVLVPVADGTEELEAVSIIDVLRRAGALVTVASVDGPQITASRGVKLVADKLIADCLDETYDLVVLPGGMPGAEHLRDSNELAVILHRQQQRGELYAAICAAPAVVLQHHGLLDQRRATCHPDFVQYLKDTSAVESRVVVDGTCITSRGPGTALEFALKLVEQLFGRQKAGEIAQAMVVI
- a CDS encoding YceH family protein produces the protein MDIVLTSVEARVLGALIEKEMSTPEYYPLTLNALISACNQKSNREPVMNLEEKSVVRAIEGLQQKHLVWQRNTAEGRVPKYAHGIGSRFEFSPPQVAVLCVLLLRGPQTPGEIRGRTARLHEFGDLSEVEETLQQLAEHEGGPFVVKLPRQAGCRESRYAHLLCGEVKGEQGECGQGLPPPQRATLEVRAENERIAELEQQVADLRAEVDELRRLFSEFTRQFE
- a CDS encoding metallophosphoesterase; the encoded protein is MRIVAFGDIHERTANIGKIEGIDGASLVIITGDLTNRGGIDQARGVIEQVRRYNSRIYAQAGNMDRKEVESYLVEQGISLHGRGYMVAEDIGIFGVGGSSPTPFNTPNELDEEEILSIILQGYREVEDVILKILVSHAPPRNTAVDRVSGGQHAGSSAVREFIEKYQPQVCLTGHIHEARAQDRIGRTKIVNPGMLGNGGYVEVHREGASLNVALKQIPGISTSR
- a CDS encoding 5'-nucleotidase C-terminal domain-containing protein; this encodes MKAESAGRQQIRKLAFFLILALPAILIPVSSNPARKIPSTQQRQPLTPNPRSPVHHLVVLHTNDTHGHPVKFYHYPDPDVGGLPARATLVRRIRKENKNVLLLDAGDFNTGRAESNFFKARPDLQGYNFIGYDALVLGNHEFDNPATVLQEQMKQAHFPFLSANIKTRNGGYLAQPYLIKEFAGFRVAVLGLTTREAKFICNPEHIKDLIFEDEVQVARKLVPELRKQTDIVIVLAHLGIHESFQRGSKRLASQVSGIDLIVDGHSHTRLDEPIVVKNFPSNHNTLIVQAWQWGLVLGRIDLWIRDRKVIDYRFEAIPVVAKKAGFKAAGKVPDATAASLVTNKGVEEDKELLSLLQPYVKQLGSLLSEIIGQAEGVFLNRTGIDEETALGDLVADSMLWYTKKLGADFAIQNGGGIRAALPAGRIVRGTIHEILPFDNSVVVVTLRGRDVHSLLSHMATEIGRGGFPQVSEGVNLIVNHPAGTMERALLNGKPIDSGKIYKVATNSYLAAGGDGYRVLRKAIDRYDTSVFQRDVLIEYIRHLGGRIRPRTGRRIRIIRGKVRQGKVQPPSKLTGKLKFPVSASEPRSGMLLPGAPPHTLRCPASRG